A window of the Garra rufa chromosome 10, GarRuf1.0, whole genome shotgun sequence genome harbors these coding sequences:
- the ralyl gene encoding RNA-binding Raly-like protein: MTGKTQTSNITNKTDPRSLNSRVFIGNLNTAVVKKTDIEIIFAKYGKITGCSVHKGFAFVQYACERNARSAVAGENTRVLAGQTLDINMAGEPRPYRPKVGSKRHFSLYSGYEFDYDFYRDDFYSRIFDIHGRIAPSHRAIPIKHSRLVALSTRRTKNSFQPKMFTCSSYIRTLSSVKSDQLLTIKQELSQIKIRIDSLLGRLEKIEQKQLAEAEAHRKHEKAYQSLYSETEEDVDPEAGSWEVTDEGDDGYNDRADGDLIENHISDVDN; encoded by the exons ATGACTGGGAAAACTCAAACCAGCAATATAACAAACAAGACAGATCCTCGCTCTCTGAATTCAAGAGTGTTCATTGGTAACCTCAACACTGCTGTGGTCAAGAAAACTGACATTGAGATCATTTTTGCCAAGTATGGGAAGATCACCGGCTGCTCTGTCCACAAGGGCTTTGCTTTCGTCCAGTACGCCTGCGAGAGGAACGCCCGATCCGCTGTGGCTGGTGAGAACACCAGGGTGCTGGCTGGACAGACCTTAG ACATTAACATGGCTGGAGAACCACGTCCTTACAGGCCAAAAGTGGGATCCAAGAGACATTTCTCTTTGTATAG tgGCTATGAATTTGATTATGATTTCTACAGGGATGATTTCTATTCAAG GATTTTTGACATTCATGGGAGGATAGCACCATCCCATCGGGCTATACCTATCAAGCATTCCCGTTTGGTTGCACTATCAACGCGAAGGACAAAAAACTCTTTCCAGCCAAAGATGTTCACCTGCTCTTCTTATATAAGAACGCTGTCATCAG TGAAATCCGATCAGCTCCTGACAATCAAGCAAGAACTGTCCCAGATAAAGATTAGGATCGACTCCTTACTGGGAAGGCTAGAGAAGATTGAACAGAAGCAGTTAGCAGAAGCAG AAGCCCACAGGAAGCATGAGAAGGCCTATCAATCTCTCTATAGTGAGACAGAAGAGGATGTGGATCCAGAAGCAGGGTCTTGGGAAGTGACTGATGAAGGTGATGATGGATATAATGACAGGGCTGATGGTGACCTG ATAGAAAACCACATATCTGATGTAGACAACTGA